A region from the Candidatus Paceibacterota bacterium genome encodes:
- the rpsM gene encoding 30S ribosomal protein S13 has protein sequence MRISGITLPDNKRLEIALTAIYGIGRPRAQKILTEAGVAFGMKATEITPADENKIRALIEGVKIEGDLKREVSQNIKRLKDIKSYRGMRHSRGLPVRGQRTKTNARTRKGPRKTMGSGRKKADKK, from the coding sequence ATGAGAATCTCGGGTATCACACTTCCTGATAACAAGCGACTAGAAATCGCACTTACTGCTATTTACGGCATTGGTCGTCCACGCGCCCAAAAAATCCTAACTGAAGCTGGTGTTGCTTTTGGAATGAAAGCTACAGAAATTACTCCTGCTGACGAAAACAAGATTCGAGCACTTATCGAAGGTGTGAAAATTGAAGGTGACCTTAAGCGAGAAGTTTCTCAAAACATCAAGCGCCTTAAAGATATTAAGAGCTACCGTGGAATGAGACACTCTCGTGGTCTTCCAGTTCGAGGACAGAGAACAAAGACTAACGCTCGAACTCGTAAGGGTCCTAGAAAGACTATGGGAAGCGGACGAAAGAAGGCTGATAAGAAATAA
- the rpmJ gene encoding 50S ribosomal protein L36, translated as MKVKASVKKICAKCKVVRRKGYVYVICSGNPRHKQRQG; from the coding sequence ATGAAAGTAAAAGCATCAGTCAAAAAAATCTGCGCGAAGTGCAAGGTGGTCCGAAGAAAGGGCTACGTATATGTCATTTGCAGTGGAAATCCTCGCCATAAACAGCGTCAGGGATAG
- the infA gene encoding translation initiation factor IF-1: MDTQDKKTPAETQGIVTEALPNTLFRVRLGSEEGEAQEILAYLAGKMRLNRIRVLVGDTVSIQLDPYGGKGRIVRRM; this comes from the coding sequence ATGGATACCCAAGACAAAAAGACTCCGGCCGAAACACAAGGTATCGTGACGGAAGCACTTCCAAATACGCTCTTTAGGGTACGACTTGGTTCCGAGGAAGGCGAGGCTCAAGAGATTCTCGCATACCTCGCTGGAAAGATGAGGCTGAATAGGATCCGAGTACTCGTAGGAGACACGGTGAGCATTCAACTTGATCCGTACGGCGGCAAAGGACGTATTGTACGTCGCATGTAG